From the Acidobacteriota bacterium genome, one window contains:
- a CDS encoding tetratricopeptide repeat protein: MIFCQLCKKANPDEVDYCQECGTYLMVISRPYNAGGFEHGDSLEEHLLERISALESALTKSNERFEQLLDLAQQQATGSFYDHMMLEALTEILTEMHAVNPEELEQRWRNRVARHYEETAERERLDERCERIISAYRGAERDEFIDLVEEGTLLIAEGRRRRGLRMLEAALVLDEHNAELSFTIGEHYFQLGKQLEAAIFLRRALDEQCNHFGARLLLGLLSGDEGEPESAKLHLQRALELDDNSFAAHYGLGRLLAREGKLSEALTHLKRALSLNPTPEMHYLVGRTYWEQGSTDKALKHFQKAVRLDPRFDVAFYSLGLICWQSNRTAEAREHFRAAYEINPQDSDYRTAVEARAGDELPRLPAFGWSSLFPRRKAKVTETRFVELLWRDLNAFSISSAPSRKTIRK; the protein is encoded by the coding sequence ATGATTTTCTGCCAACTCTGCAAAAAAGCGAACCCCGACGAAGTGGATTACTGTCAGGAATGCGGCACGTATCTGATGGTGATTTCCCGTCCGTATAACGCTGGCGGGTTTGAGCATGGTGATTCGCTGGAAGAGCATTTGTTGGAACGGATCAGCGCCTTGGAATCGGCGTTGACGAAATCGAACGAGCGGTTTGAGCAATTGCTGGATTTAGCGCAGCAACAGGCAACGGGTAGCTTTTACGATCACATGATGTTGGAAGCTCTGACGGAGATTTTGACCGAAATGCACGCGGTTAATCCCGAAGAGTTGGAACAGCGTTGGCGAAACCGCGTCGCCCGTCATTACGAAGAAACCGCGGAACGGGAACGGTTGGACGAACGTTGCGAACGAATCATTTCAGCATATCGAGGTGCTGAACGTGACGAGTTCATTGATCTGGTGGAAGAAGGCACGCTGCTGATTGCCGAAGGCCGCCGCCGTCGCGGATTACGAATGCTGGAAGCGGCGCTGGTGCTGGACGAGCATAACGCCGAATTGAGTTTCACCATTGGCGAACATTATTTTCAGCTTGGCAAACAACTCGAAGCCGCGATCTTTCTCAGGCGCGCGCTGGATGAACAGTGCAATCATTTTGGCGCGCGGCTGCTGTTAGGCTTGTTAAGCGGCGATGAGGGCGAACCGGAATCTGCCAAATTGCATTTGCAGCGCGCGTTGGAACTGGATGACAACTCCTTTGCCGCGCATTACGGCTTGGGACGTCTGTTGGCGCGTGAAGGCAAATTGAGCGAAGCCTTGACCCATTTGAAACGAGCGCTGTCGCTGAACCCCACGCCGGAAATGCATTATCTGGTTGGTCGAACGTATTGGGAGCAGGGAAGCACGGACAAAGCTCTCAAACATTTTCAAAAAGCCGTGCGACTCGATCCGCGATTCGATGTGGCATTTTACAGCTTGGGGTTGATTTGCTGGCAATCGAATCGCACTGCTGAAGCGCGGGAACATTTCCGCGCCGCTTATGAAATCAATCCGCAGGATTCCGATTACCGCACGGCTGTGGAAGCTCGCGCCGGAGATGAATTGCCGCGATTGCCAGCCTTTGGCTGGTCTAGTCTGTTTCCACGTCGAAAGGCGAAAGTTACTGAAACGCGTTTTGTTGAATTGCTTTGGCGCGATTTAAATGCGTTTTCGATTTCTTCCGCGCCGTCTCGCAAAACCATTCGAAAATAG
- a CDS encoding acetyl-CoA C-acetyltransferase — MQQPVIISATRTAIGKFQGSLKPFTAPQLGAIAVRAAIERAGLDANQIDEVIMGCVLQAGLGQNPARQAALKGGLPDKVAAMTINKVCGSGLKAVMLAAQSVALGDNEIIVAGGMESMSNAPYLLPKGRDGYRMGNGEIVDAMIHDGLWCAFDCWHMGETGEVVSEKYGITRQQQDDYAANSQRKAVAAIQTGRFKAEICPVEIPQRKGDPIIFDTDEGPRADSTVESLSKLKPAFRKDGTVTAGNASTINDGAAALVVTSESLAAKLGRAPMARIVAQATSGIEPKLVMMAPVEAVKIVARKAGWKLADVDLFELNEAFSSQSVALVQQLELDPNKVNVNGGAVALGHPIGASGARVLTTLLHEMIRREAKRGIASLCLGGGNAVALAVERQ, encoded by the coding sequence ATGCAACAACCAGTCATCATCAGTGCCACTCGCACCGCCATCGGGAAATTCCAGGGATCACTTAAACCATTTACTGCGCCGCAACTCGGCGCGATCGCCGTACGCGCTGCCATCGAACGTGCCGGTTTGGATGCCAATCAAATTGATGAAGTCATCATGGGGTGTGTGCTCCAAGCCGGGTTGGGACAAAATCCCGCCAGACAGGCTGCGCTCAAAGGCGGCCTGCCGGACAAAGTCGCGGCAATGACGATCAACAAAGTTTGCGGCTCCGGATTGAAAGCCGTGATGCTGGCCGCGCAATCGGTTGCACTCGGCGACAATGAGATCATCGTCGCCGGCGGGATGGAATCCATGTCGAATGCGCCTTACCTGTTGCCCAAAGGTCGTGACGGATACCGCATGGGCAACGGCGAAATCGTTGACGCGATGATTCACGATGGATTGTGGTGCGCATTCGATTGTTGGCACATGGGCGAAACCGGCGAAGTCGTTTCGGAAAAGTATGGCATCACTCGCCAACAACAAGACGATTACGCCGCCAACTCCCAGCGCAAAGCCGTCGCGGCGATTCAGACCGGACGCTTCAAAGCCGAAATTTGTCCGGTCGAAATTCCGCAGCGCAAAGGCGATCCAATTATTTTCGACACCGACGAAGGGCCGCGCGCGGATTCCACGGTTGAATCACTGTCGAAATTGAAACCGGCGTTTCGCAAGGACGGAACTGTCACGGCCGGGAACGCTTCGACAATCAACGACGGCGCGGCTGCCTTGGTGGTGACTTCGGAATCGCTGGCCGCAAAGCTTGGGCGAGCGCCGATGGCGCGCATCGTCGCACAGGCAACTTCAGGGATTGAACCGAAACTGGTGATGATGGCTCCGGTCGAAGCGGTCAAAATCGTCGCGCGCAAAGCCGGATGGAAACTGGCTGATGTTGATCTGTTTGAACTAAATGAAGCGTTTTCCTCGCAATCGGTCGCGCTGGTCCAGCAACTTGAACTCGATCCAAACAAAGTGAACGTCAATGGCGGGGCGGTTGCGCTCGGCCATCCAATTGGCGCTTCGGGCGCGAGAGTGTTGACGACGCTGTTACATGAAATGATTCGGCGCGAAGCCAAACGCGGCATCGCCAGTTTATGTTTGGGCGGCGGCAATGCGGTTGCCTTGGCCGTGGAACGACAGTGA
- the purD gene encoding phosphoribosylamine--glycine ligase, translating into MKVFVIGSGGREHALTWALNRSSSVKQIYSATGNAGILKLTTRADVGKGDVNSIAEFAAKEKIDLVVIGPEQPLVDGLADALSDRGIAAFGPSKAAAKLEGSKVFSKEFMARHNIPTARYIVVDDAREAFKAVGAFGFPVVIKADGLAAGKGVIVAADEAEAHQAVQDLLLDRRLGDAGARLVIEECLVGRELSYLVFSDGKDFAAMPVAQDHKRVFDGDHGPNTGGMGAFSTPGLLNAELEARIVREIVAPSLEATRKEGFPFRGVLYCGLMLTAEGPKTLEYNVRFGDPETQAILRRLDGDFAELALAVANGELSKAKPQWSHDASTCVVMASAGYPGSYETGKIISGLNQADQAEGIVVFHAGTKCNVAGEVETAGGRVLGVTARAATLAEATARAYEAVGKIHFDGMQFRRDIGGE; encoded by the coding sequence ATGAAAGTTTTTGTGATTGGTTCAGGCGGACGCGAACACGCGCTGACGTGGGCGCTCAACCGCAGTTCATCGGTCAAACAGATTTACTCCGCGACCGGCAACGCGGGTATTTTGAAGCTGACTACGCGAGCAGATGTTGGCAAAGGCGACGTGAATTCGATAGCCGAGTTTGCGGCGAAGGAAAAGATTGATCTGGTTGTCATCGGGCCGGAACAACCATTGGTTGACGGATTGGCGGACGCTTTGTCGGATCGCGGCATCGCGGCGTTTGGGCCTTCCAAAGCGGCGGCGAAATTGGAAGGCAGCAAGGTGTTTTCCAAAGAATTCATGGCGCGCCACAACATCCCGACTGCCAGATACATTGTCGTTGATGACGCCCGTGAAGCATTCAAAGCGGTTGGCGCGTTCGGCTTTCCGGTAGTGATCAAGGCTGATGGCTTGGCCGCTGGCAAAGGTGTCATTGTCGCTGCTGACGAAGCGGAAGCGCATCAGGCAGTGCAAGATTTGTTATTAGATCGGAGGCTTGGCGACGCTGGCGCGCGGCTGGTCATAGAAGAATGTTTGGTCGGGCGCGAATTGTCGTACCTGGTGTTCAGCGACGGCAAAGACTTTGCCGCGATGCCGGTGGCCCAAGATCACAAACGCGTCTTCGATGGCGACCACGGGCCGAACACTGGCGGGATGGGAGCGTTTTCAACGCCGGGATTACTCAACGCGGAATTGGAAGCGCGAATCGTTCGCGAAATTGTCGCGCCTTCTCTGGAAGCGACGCGTAAGGAGGGGTTCCCGTTTCGAGGCGTGCTGTATTGCGGATTGATGTTGACGGCTGAGGGGCCAAAGACGCTGGAATACAACGTTCGCTTTGGCGATCCGGAAACGCAGGCGATTTTGCGGCGGCTGGACGGCGATTTTGCCGAATTGGCTTTGGCCGTGGCGAATGGAGAATTGAGTAAAGCCAAACCGCAGTGGAGCCATGATGCTTCGACATGTGTGGTGATGGCATCGGCTGGCTATCCGGGCAGCTACGAAACCGGAAAAATCATCAGCGGACTCAATCAGGCCGACCAGGCCGAAGGCATTGTTGTTTTTCACGCAGGCACAAAGTGTAACGTGGCTGGTGAAGTCGAAACCGCCGGAGGTCGCGTGCTCGGTGTAACGGCTCGCGCGGCAACATTGGCGGAAGCGACGGCGCGCGCTTACGAAGCTGTGGGCAAAATTCATTTTGACGGGATGCAGTTTCGTCGCGACATTGGCGGCGAATGA
- a CDS encoding glycosyl hydrolase: protein MIFCMVGLLFFGVTANVQWVEQSSGTTVRFRGVSAVSANVAWASGANGTYARTIDGGKTWQAAVVPGAEKLDFRDVEAFDANTAYLLSIGPGQASRIYKTTDGGKNWALQFTNQNPKAFFDAIAFWDANNGLAVSDPVDGRFVVIHTSDGGKSWIPVSPEAMPAALEGEGAFAASGTCLITQGKTNAWFVTGGAKTARVFRSVDKGKTWYAANTPIKTGNAASGIFSVAFKDASTGIAVGGDYQKEKEAIDHLAVSHDGGRNWALVKNSGLKEFRSAITWIGTETLVTVGPSGSDMSLNDGVAWNRIGAEGFHAFSFSRRGEVGWAVGEKGRIAKFIGTAK, encoded by the coding sequence ATGATTTTTTGCATGGTTGGACTTTTATTTTTCGGCGTTACGGCCAATGTCCAGTGGGTGGAACAGTCCAGCGGAACGACGGTGCGTTTTCGCGGCGTGAGCGCAGTGTCGGCGAACGTCGCTTGGGCCAGCGGCGCCAATGGCACGTACGCCCGGACAATTGATGGCGGCAAAACCTGGCAGGCTGCCGTTGTGCCCGGCGCTGAAAAACTGGATTTTCGCGATGTCGAAGCCTTTGATGCAAACACTGCTTATCTGCTCAGTATAGGGCCGGGCCAAGCTTCGCGGATTTATAAGACTACGGATGGCGGCAAAAACTGGGCGCTGCAATTTACCAACCAAAATCCCAAGGCGTTTTTTGATGCGATTGCCTTCTGGGATGCAAATAATGGGCTGGCGGTTAGCGATCCTGTGGACGGCCGCTTCGTCGTCATACACACTTCTGACGGCGGCAAAAGCTGGATTCCAGTTTCGCCTGAGGCCATGCCTGCGGCATTGGAAGGCGAAGGAGCCTTTGCGGCGAGCGGAACTTGTCTGATCACTCAAGGGAAAACCAACGCCTGGTTTGTCACCGGAGGAGCTAAAACGGCGCGCGTCTTTCGTTCGGTGGATAAAGGGAAGACTTGGTATGCTGCAAACACACCGATCAAAACTGGCAATGCTGCTTCGGGCATTTTTTCGGTGGCGTTCAAGGACGCAAGCACAGGTATTGCCGTCGGTGGTGATTATCAGAAAGAAAAAGAAGCCATTGATCATTTGGCCGTTTCACATGATGGAGGTCGCAACTGGGCGCTGGTAAAAAATTCGGGTTTGAAGGAATTTCGGTCTGCCATCACTTGGATTGGAACGGAGACACTCGTTACGGTCGGGCCATCGGGTAGTGATATGTCATTGAATGACGGAGTCGCTTGGAATCGGATCGGTGCTGAAGGGTTTCACGCTTTCAGCTTTTCGCGTCGTGGAGAGGTGGGCTGGGCTGTAGGTGAGAAAGGCCGAATTGCAAAATTTATCGGCACGGCAAAGTGA
- the rpoB gene encoding DNA-directed RNA polymerase subunit beta, which produces MAIEINSIATNGSGSNKKPPRFDFSKIRTSVRIPNLIEVQRESYDRFLQMDLLPPERDLVGLQAVFKSTFPISDFRETSSLEFVEFRLGNWQCKCGQLQGLHHLRSNCRQCGSVIKINPLSSDDVVCKQCGTYNKNVVNTCDNCGEPVGLKHKYDVQECQERGMTYSVPLHVKIRLTVWDKDEETGQKSIRDIKEEEVYFGDLPLMTENGTFIINGTERVIVSQLHRSPGVFFEKGENNTFFLAKLIPYRGSWVEFEYDAKNLLYVRIDRKRKFLATIFLRALGLKSDEDILRYFYTVDKLRVQGATLLWQVSPTLIGSRASSDIADSKGEVIVKSGKKIGQSAYDAIVAAGITEITVKIEDLAGAYTLNDLVNTTDGEVLAESNSELTAETIALAVEAGITSFEIYFPDKDDIGVTLSQTVRKDTIKSSQEALIEIYRKMRPGDPPTLETSQSLFHGMFFDARKFDFSRVGRLKFNIKMGRPERDRLDDPLLSPQDFFDVIDYVLKLKRVVGEQKTRDGRTVFYSDDDIDHLGNRRVRAVGELLENQFRLGLVRMERAIKEKMSIHTEMQTAMPRDLINAKPVTAAVREFFGSSQLSQFMDQTNPLSEITHKRRLSALGPGGLSRERAGFEVRDVHPTHYGRICPIETPEGPNIGLISSLSCFARINEFGFIESPYRKVVEGRVIDYVKILNPGDTAFKPGDHVPEGDATKANKALSAGQKQATFEPYPFYLSAWEEDKYIIGQANIELDQDGLMIGERVNARKAGEFILATRDEVQFMDVSPKQLVSVAASLIPFLENDDANRALMGSNMQRQAVPLLRAQAPLIGTGMEKVTAQDSGAVVVARRDGIVDTVDSERIIIRVDHNVDGTLSREVTADIYPLIKFKRSNQNTCINQKPIVRKGERVMKGQVIADGPCTEGGELALGRNVLVAFMPWRGYNFEDAILISEKMVKNDYYTSIHIEELEIEARDTKLGPEEITRDIPNVGEAALRDLDESGIIRIGAYVKPGSILVGKVTPKGETQLTAEEKLLRAIFGEKAGDVRDASLTCPPGIEGTVVDVKIFTRKGQDKDVRSLSIETAEEEKLRKNLQDEIRIVEEERNKRIYELLEGRKLESDLVFRGRTVAEHGAKLTRDMLEGMDIGALKRVEVSGARDVAAEIKDLEQRTERQIAILDHLYQEKIDKIKKGDELSPGVIKMVKVFVAMKRKLSVGDKMAGRHGNKGVIARILPEEDMPYLPDGSPVEIVLNPLGVPSRMNVGQILETHLGWAASVMGMRFATPVFDGATEGDIKRYLEQADSQLNEEGLPPMVRPTGKTSLFDGITGDSFEQKVTVGYIYMLKLSHLVDDKIHARSIGPYSLITQQPLGGKAQFGGQRFGEMEVWALEAYGAAHILQELLTCKSDDVAGRSKIYESIVKGESDFEPGLPESFNVLVRELQSLCLDVELRQREPKEA; this is translated from the coding sequence ATGGCTATTGAGATAAATTCAATCGCAACAAATGGTAGTGGAAGCAATAAGAAGCCGCCGCGCTTTGACTTTTCCAAGATTCGCACGTCAGTAAGAATTCCGAATTTGATCGAAGTCCAGCGCGAAAGCTATGACCGCTTCCTTCAAATGGACTTGCTGCCGCCGGAGCGCGACTTGGTCGGTTTGCAGGCGGTCTTCAAATCCACATTCCCGATCTCAGATTTCCGCGAAACTTCGTCGCTGGAGTTCGTCGAATTCCGGCTGGGCAATTGGCAGTGCAAATGCGGCCAGCTTCAGGGACTACATCACTTACGCTCAAATTGTCGTCAGTGCGGTTCGGTCATCAAGATCAATCCGCTCTCTTCTGACGATGTGGTTTGTAAACAGTGCGGCACGTATAACAAAAATGTCGTCAACACTTGCGACAACTGCGGCGAGCCTGTGGGTCTGAAGCACAAGTATGACGTTCAGGAATGCCAAGAACGCGGCATGACCTACTCTGTGCCACTGCACGTCAAAATTCGCCTGACCGTTTGGGATAAAGACGAGGAAACAGGTCAAAAGTCCATACGCGACATCAAAGAAGAAGAGGTTTACTTCGGCGATCTGCCGCTGATGACCGAAAATGGCACGTTCATCATCAATGGCACCGAGCGCGTGATCGTGTCTCAGTTGCACCGTTCGCCGGGCGTCTTTTTCGAGAAAGGCGAAAACAACACTTTTTTCCTGGCCAAGCTGATTCCCTATCGCGGTTCCTGGGTGGAATTTGAATACGATGCCAAGAACCTGCTCTATGTCCGCATTGACCGCAAACGCAAGTTCCTGGCGACCATCTTTTTGCGGGCATTGGGACTGAAGAGCGATGAGGACATTCTTCGGTATTTTTACACCGTGGATAAACTTCGTGTCCAGGGTGCAACCTTGCTCTGGCAAGTTAGCCCCACACTCATTGGTTCTCGCGCCTCATCCGACATCGCTGACTCAAAGGGTGAAGTCATCGTCAAAAGCGGCAAGAAAATTGGCCAAAGCGCTTACGACGCGATTGTCGCTGCCGGCATCACTGAAATCACTGTCAAAATCGAAGACTTGGCGGGTGCTTACACATTGAACGACTTGGTCAATACGACCGATGGTGAAGTGTTGGCCGAAAGCAATTCAGAGCTGACGGCGGAAACAATCGCGCTGGCGGTTGAAGCCGGAATCACCTCTTTTGAAATCTATTTCCCGGACAAGGATGACATCGGCGTCACCCTGAGCCAGACGGTCAGAAAAGATACGATCAAGTCTTCGCAGGAAGCGTTGATCGAAATCTACCGCAAGATGCGACCGGGGGATCCTCCGACGCTGGAAACGTCGCAGTCACTCTTTCACGGAATGTTCTTTGACGCGCGCAAATTCGATTTCTCGCGCGTTGGCCGTCTAAAGTTCAACATCAAGATGGGGCGACCGGAGCGCGACCGTCTGGATGATCCGCTGCTATCGCCGCAGGATTTCTTTGATGTGATTGATTACGTGCTGAAATTGAAGCGCGTGGTCGGTGAGCAAAAAACCCGTGACGGTCGAACGGTCTTTTACAGCGACGATGACATTGACCATCTGGGTAATCGCCGCGTTCGCGCAGTGGGCGAATTGCTGGAAAATCAATTCCGGCTTGGTTTGGTCAGAATGGAACGTGCGATCAAAGAGAAGATGTCCATTCATACCGAAATGCAAACCGCGATGCCGCGCGATCTGATCAACGCCAAGCCTGTGACGGCTGCGGTGCGTGAATTCTTCGGTTCGTCGCAGTTGTCGCAGTTTATGGATCAAACCAATCCGCTGTCGGAAATCACGCACAAACGCCGTTTGTCGGCGCTTGGACCGGGCGGTTTGAGCCGTGAACGTGCGGGGTTTGAAGTCCGCGACGTGCATCCGACACATTACGGACGCATCTGCCCGATTGAAACGCCGGAAGGTCCGAACATCGGGTTGATCTCTTCCCTGTCATGTTTTGCGCGTATCAACGAATTCGGCTTTATCGAATCGCCCTACCGCAAAGTTGTCGAAGGTCGTGTGATTGATTACGTCAAGATTCTCAATCCGGGCGATACGGCGTTCAAACCGGGCGATCACGTTCCGGAAGGAGACGCGACCAAAGCCAATAAGGCTCTCAGTGCAGGCCAGAAGCAGGCGACCTTTGAACCGTATCCGTTCTACCTGTCGGCGTGGGAAGAAGACAAATACATCATCGGTCAGGCCAACATTGAACTTGACCAGGATGGATTGATGATTGGCGAACGCGTCAACGCTCGTAAGGCGGGCGAATTCATTTTGGCAACGCGCGACGAAGTTCAGTTTATGGACGTCAGTCCGAAACAGCTTGTGTCGGTCGCCGCCAGCTTGATTCCCTTCCTCGAAAACGACGACGCAAACCGCGCGTTGATGGGATCGAACATGCAACGCCAGGCCGTTCCACTGCTGCGCGCGCAAGCGCCGCTGATCGGAACCGGAATGGAAAAAGTCACGGCACAGGATTCCGGAGCCGTGGTGGTTGCTCGGCGCGACGGCATCGTGGATACGGTGGACTCCGAACGCATTATTATCCGCGTTGACCACAATGTGGACGGAACCCTGTCGCGCGAAGTGACCGCAGACATTTACCCGCTGATCAAGTTCAAACGCTCGAACCAGAACACTTGCATCAATCAAAAGCCAATCGTCCGCAAAGGCGAGCGTGTGATGAAAGGTCAGGTCATCGCCGACGGTCCCTGCACTGAAGGTGGCGAACTGGCGCTGGGTCGCAACGTGCTGGTCGCGTTCATGCCCTGGCGCGGTTACAACTTCGAAGACGCGATTTTGATCTCCGAAAAGATGGTCAAGAACGATTACTACACTTCGATCCACATCGAAGAATTGGAAATCGAAGCGCGCGACACCAAGTTAGGGCCGGAAGAAATCACCCGCGATATTCCCAACGTCGGCGAAGCTGCGCTACGCGATTTGGACGAAAGCGGCATTATTCGCATCGGCGCGTACGTCAAACCCGGCTCGATTCTGGTTGGCAAGGTCACGCCGAAAGGCGAAACCCAGCTTACGGCGGAAGAAAAACTGCTCCGCGCGATCTTCGGCGAAAAAGCCGGTGACGTGCGCGACGCCAGCTTGACCTGTCCGCCCGGCATCGAAGGCACGGTTGTGGACGTCAAAATCTTCACCCGCAAAGGGCAAGACAAGGATGTTCGCAGTCTGTCCATTGAAACTGCCGAAGAAGAAAAGCTGCGCAAAAACCTGCAGGACGAAATCCGAATCGTTGAGGAAGAACGCAACAAACGGATTTACGAATTGCTGGAAGGTCGCAAGCTGGAATCGGATTTGGTTTTCCGTGGCCGCACGGTCGCAGAACACGGCGCCAAGCTAACCCGCGATATGCTGGAAGGCATGGACATCGGCGCGCTCAAACGCGTTGAGGTCAGTGGCGCTCGCGACGTTGCGGCGGAAATCAAAGACTTGGAACAGCGTACCGAACGTCAAATCGCCATTCTGGATCACCTCTATCAAGAGAAAATTGACAAGATCAAGAAAGGCGATGAGTTGTCACCAGGCGTCATCAAAATGGTCAAAGTCTTCGTCGCGATGAAGCGCAAGCTGTCAGTCGGCGACAAGATGGCCGGTCGTCACGGGAACAAAGGCGTGATCGCGCGCATCTTGCCTGAAGAAGATATGCCGTATCTGCCGGATGGCTCTCCGGTCGAAATCGTGCTGAACCCGCTCGGCGTGCCTTCGCGCATGAACGTCGGCCAGATTCTGGAAACGCACTTGGGCTGGGCAGCCAGCGTCATGGGCATGCGTTTTGCCACGCCGGTTTTTGATGGCGCGACAGAAGGCGATATCAAACGCTATCTGGAACAGGCAGACTCCCAGTTGAACGAAGAAGGTTTACCGCCAATGGTCAGACCCACCGGTAAAACCAGTTTGTTTGACGGCATCACCGGCGATTCATTCGAGCAGAAAGTAACCGTTGGGTACATTTACATGCTCAAACTTTCGCATTTGGTGGACGATAAGATTCACGCCCGTTCGATTGGCCCCTACAGCTTGATCACCCAGCAACCGCTGGGCGGCAAGGCGCAGTTTGGAGGCCAGCGCTTTGGAGAAATGGAAGTCTGGGCGCTGGAAGCTTATGGCGCGGCCCACATCCTGCAAGAGTTGCTGACCTGCAAATCGGATGACGTGGCCGGACGCTCGAAGATTTACGAATCCATCGTCAAAGGCGAATCGGATTTCGAGCCGGGCTTGCCCGAATCCTTTAACGTTCTGGTGCGCGAACTTCAGTCACTGTGCCTGGACGTTGAACTGCGGCAGAGAGAACCGAAGGAAGCTTAG
- a CDS encoding MFS transporter produces MPSDDHPTATIDPGESVIKHDPYAALRVRDFRLFLGGHVLSVLGVQMQNVAVGWQLYDKTGSAWPLAMVGLIQAAPMIGLALPAGQIADRFDRRKILMTATVLAVISAIGLAAVSASGGSVKLMYLCLFLSGLARAFQGPARSSLMPQLVPRPIFTNAVSWAVSGFEMASLSGPALGGMLIGVFGGATKVYLLAALGSVFYFSMLSAITRRSFVAEAQHEHSASKDWRSFVVGFHYVWRTKLLFTVMSLDLFAVLLGGAVALLPVYAKDILHVGPAGLGWMQAAPSIGAVTMALLTTHLPPLKKAGRTLLLAVAGFGVATIIFGLSRNFWLSVAMLFLTGAFDNISVVIRHTLVQTLTPDEMRGRVSAVNGMFISASNEIGRFESGSVAALLGTVFSVVSGGIGTLIVVLATAFASPQLRQHGSLTESAHKN; encoded by the coding sequence ATGCCTTCTGACGATCACCCAACCGCCACGATTGATCCCGGCGAATCTGTCATCAAACACGACCCTTATGCCGCATTGCGCGTGCGCGATTTCCGACTGTTTCTGGGTGGCCACGTACTTTCCGTGCTCGGCGTGCAGATGCAAAACGTCGCCGTCGGTTGGCAGCTTTATGACAAAACCGGCTCTGCCTGGCCGCTGGCGATGGTGGGATTGATTCAGGCCGCGCCGATGATCGGACTGGCGCTGCCTGCCGGACAAATCGCGGATCGCTTTGATCGCCGAAAAATCCTGATGACGGCAACCGTTCTGGCCGTCATCAGCGCAATCGGATTGGCTGCGGTGTCGGCATCAGGCGGCAGCGTCAAATTGATGTACCTGTGTTTGTTCCTGAGCGGATTGGCCAGAGCGTTTCAAGGGCCGGCGCGTTCCTCGCTGATGCCGCAACTGGTTCCGCGTCCGATTTTCACCAACGCGGTTTCGTGGGCGGTCAGCGGATTCGAAATGGCTTCGCTGAGCGGCCCTGCGCTGGGCGGAATGCTGATCGGCGTATTCGGCGGAGCCACCAAAGTGTATTTGCTGGCGGCGTTGGGCAGCGTGTTTTACTTCTCAATGTTGTCGGCAATTACCAGGCGGTCTTTCGTTGCCGAAGCGCAACACGAACATTCCGCCAGCAAGGATTGGCGTTCGTTTGTCGTCGGTTTTCATTACGTTTGGCGCACCAAACTGTTGTTCACGGTTATGTCGCTGGATTTATTCGCCGTGCTGTTGGGCGGAGCCGTCGCGTTGCTGCCGGTTTATGCCAAAGACATTTTGCACGTCGGTCCGGCGGGGCTTGGATGGATGCAGGCAGCGCCATCCATCGGCGCAGTGACAATGGCGCTGTTGACGACACATTTGCCGCCGCTGAAAAAAGCCGGTCGCACGTTGCTGCTGGCTGTTGCAGGCTTCGGAGTGGCGACCATCATTTTTGGGTTGTCGCGAAATTTCTGGCTGTCGGTAGCAATGTTGTTCCTGACCGGAGCTTTCGATAACATCAGCGTCGTCATTCGCCACACACTGGTACAAACGCTGACGCCCGACGAAATGCGAGGCCGCGTTTCCGCCGTCAACGGAATGTTTATCAGCGCATCGAACGAAATCGGCAGGTTTGAATCCGGGTCAGTAGCCGCGCTGCTAGGAACGGTCTTTTCGGTTGTCAGCGGAGGCATTGGAACTTTGATTGTAGTCTTGGCAACAGCATTTGCCTCTCCGCAATTGCGACAGCACGGCTCACTAACCGAAAGTGCTCACAAAAACTGA